From a single Piliocolobus tephrosceles isolate RC106 chromosome 21, ASM277652v3, whole genome shotgun sequence genomic region:
- the GPX4 gene encoding phospholipid hydroperoxide glutathione peroxidase isoform X1, producing MGRAGAGSPRRRRQRCQSRGRRRPRAPRRRKAPACRRRRARRRRKEPCPRSLGPEIHECPECQDPCASRDDWRCARSMHEFSAKDIDGHIVNLDKYRGFVCIVTNVASQUGKTEVNYTQLVDLHARYAECGLRILAFPCNQFGKQEPGSNEEIKEFAAGYNVKFDMFSKICVNGDDAHPLWKWMKIQPKGKGILGNAIKWNFTKFLIDKNGCVVKRYGPMEEPLVIEKDLPHYF from the exons ATGGGCCGCGCGGGCGCAGGCTCCCCCAGGCGCCGCAGGCAGCGGTGCCAGAGCCGGGGCAGGCGGCGGCCGCGAGCCCCTCGGCGGCGGAAGGCCCCAGCGTGCAGGCGCAGGAGGGCGCGGCGCCGGCGGAAGGAGCCCTGTCCCCGCAGCTTGGGACCGGAGATCCACGAATGTCCCGAGTGCCAGGACCCG TGCGCGTCCCGGGACGACTGGCGCTGTGCGCGCTCCATGCACGAGTTTTCCGCTAAGGACATCGACGGGCACATAGTTAACCTGGACAAGTACCG GGGGTTCGTGTGCATCGTCACTAATGTGGCCTCCCAGTGAGGCAAGACCGAAGTGAACTACACTCAGCTCGTCGACCTGCACGCCCGATACGCTGAGTGTGGTTTGCGGATCCTGGCCTTCCCATGTAACCAGTTCGGGAAGCAG GAGCCAGGGAGTAACGAGGAGATCAAAGAGTTCGCCGCGGGCTACAACGTCAAATTCGACATGTTCAGCAAGATCTGCGTGAACGGGGACGACGCCCACCCGCTGTGGAAGTGGATGAAGATCCAGCCCAAGGGCAAGGGCATCCTGGGAAA TGCCATCAAGTGGAACTTCACCAAG TTCCTCATTGACAAGAACGGCTGCGTGGTGAAGCGGTACGGACCCATGGAGGAACCCCTG
- the GPX4 gene encoding phospholipid hydroperoxide glutathione peroxidase isoform X2, whose amino-acid sequence MNLGRLCRLLKPALLCGAVAVPGLAGTMCASRDDWRCARSMHEFSAKDIDGHIVNLDKYRGFVCIVTNVASQUGKTEVNYTQLVDLHARYAECGLRILAFPCNQFGKQEPGSNEEIKEFAAGYNVKFDMFSKICVNGDDAHPLWKWMKIQPKGKGILGNAIKWNFTKFLIDKNGCVVKRYGPMEEPLVIEKDLPHYF is encoded by the exons ATGAACCTCGGCCGCCTTTGCCGCCTGCTGAAGCCGGCGCTGCTCTGTGGGGCTGTGGCCGTGCCCGGCCTCGCCGGTACCATG TGCGCGTCCCGGGACGACTGGCGCTGTGCGCGCTCCATGCACGAGTTTTCCGCTAAGGACATCGACGGGCACATAGTTAACCTGGACAAGTACCG GGGGTTCGTGTGCATCGTCACTAATGTGGCCTCCCAGTGAGGCAAGACCGAAGTGAACTACACTCAGCTCGTCGACCTGCACGCCCGATACGCTGAGTGTGGTTTGCGGATCCTGGCCTTCCCATGTAACCAGTTCGGGAAGCAG GAGCCAGGGAGTAACGAGGAGATCAAAGAGTTCGCCGCGGGCTACAACGTCAAATTCGACATGTTCAGCAAGATCTGCGTGAACGGGGACGACGCCCACCCGCTGTGGAAGTGGATGAAGATCCAGCCCAAGGGCAAGGGCATCCTGGGAAA TGCCATCAAGTGGAACTTCACCAAG TTCCTCATTGACAAGAACGGCTGCGTGGTGAAGCGGTACGGACCCATGGAGGAACCCCTG